The segment TCAATCTTTCAGCACAACAAGCTAAAAAAGACAGGGTGATCATTGGAACGGTGATCGACACGAGCAACCAGAAAGCCGTGATGGGTGCAACAGTGGCGGCAATTTCCCTTTCAGATACCACAAAGCAATCCTTCTTTTTAACCGACAAGAACGGAGGCTTCAATTTCTCCAACCTGTCGCTGGGTTATTACCGTGTTCGGATCAGCGCGGTTGGTTATCGTCCCCTCATTATCGACAGTATTCATTTGCGCAACGACCGGGCGGATTTCAATTTGAATGATATTCCGCTAAACAACCAATCGGTTGAACTGGCCGAAGTGATTATTTTTGTGGAGAAGCCCCTGATCGAATCAAAAGATGGAAACATCACATTCAATGTTGGCGAAAGTGCATTGAGCAATGGCAGCACTGCAACCGAACTGTTGAAACAAACACCACTGGTGACAACAGATGCCGATGGAAAAATAGCAGTACGTGGAAAAGAACCAAAAATATTGATCGATGATAAACCTGTTGAATTAAATGCCCAACAATTGCAGGACCTACTTGAAAGTATGCCGGGCAGTATGATCGAAAAGATTGAAGTACTCACCAATCCGCCGCCACAGTATGCAAATGAGCAAGGCGGCGTCATTAATATCGTTACAAAAAAGGGGAGAGTTGGTTTTGGTGCAAGAGTAAATCTGTATGCAGGGTCACGTGGACAAACAGGCGTCAGCACCAACTTCAATTACAGAAAGCAGGGTTTTGCTGTTAATCTGAATGCAGGAGTGGGGTACAACGAATTTCAATCAGAAGGTTATAGCAACCGCACCAATATTTATAAAGATTCAAGTAACCAGTTAAAGATCATCAACAATTCATTCAATAAAAGTATTCGCCCCAGTTTTCGATTGAATGTTGATTATGAACTCAACAAACGCAACAGTTTCAATTTTGTGGCGCAGTACAACCAAGGCAATACAAATAACAGCGGCTTTAACCGTTATACGAACATCAATCGTTTCGATGAAATATCAAGGTTGAGTGAACGAACTGTTGCATCAGAAGGTCGAAACTATAATCCATCCATCAACCTGAGTTATCAGCATAAAACCAAACGCCCCGGCGAATCTGTAAGAATGGTATATGCATTGAACTTTGGGCAATCGGAAAGTGTACGCAACTTCTTCCAGCAGTTTTTAAATGCTGATGATACGCCAACAGGAGTAGACAGTACACAACGCCAAACAAATAATACACGATCAAACGGCTACAGCATCAATATTATCTACGACCGGCCTTCAGCCAATAAGAAAACAAGTTTATCAACCGGTGTTGCTTACTATCGTAATAACAGTCATGTTGTGCTTACAACCGATTTCATGAAAAAGCCGGAGAATATTTTTCAGAAAGCCGAACTGTTGAGTAACAACTTTAAGTTTCATCAGGATGTGATCAGCACACGTGTTTCAATGAAACATATTTTTAAGCCGGGATTTTCTTTCACAGCAGGTTCTGCATTTGAACAAACGAATTTTCTGTTTGAACTATTCAGGGATAATAAGACGGAATACAATCGCTACTTCAATATACTTCCATTTGCTAATCTTAACCGCAGCTGGAAGAATGGAATGAATCTGACGTTCGCTTATCGTCGCACCATGCGCAGGCCGGGTATTGGCGAATTAAATCCTGCTATCGATTACGGCGATCCATACAATCTGCGTTATGGCAATCCTGATCTCTTGCCTTCGCAATCACATACATTCGATATGGTGGCAGGTAAAACAAAAAGTAAATACTTCGCTAATGTGAGTGTGGGTTACAATTTAGTGGAAGATGTATTCAGCCAGATTCGAACATTGGCACCAGATGGAAAAACAACCGTTACATGGAATAACGTAAGCAACCGCCAGGAGTATGAAGCAAGTACATGGGCAGGACTTACCATCAGTCGTAAATTAAGAAGTAATATCAGCGCAAGCTATACGTACAACAAGTATGGAACATTCGATAAACAGGTACGCAAATTTCGTGATGGAGGCTCATTTACTTCCAACTTCAGTACCAATTATAATCCAACAGATCTGTGGACGTTTACCGGTGCATTTTCATTTAACCGCTTTGCAAATCCGCAAGGGACAGTTCGCAGCAATATCTCCATGAACATTGGTGCGCAATACAAACTGTTTAAAAAGAAAGTGATCATCAGCATTAATACAACCGATCCGTTCATTCAGCAACAGAACAGGGTGTTTACTTACGGACCCAACTTCAATTTAGAAAGTTATAACCGTACACAAACAAGAAACTATCGTGTTACACTCAGCTATAACTTTAATAAAACATCCACTGTTAAACGTAAAACAGTGGATGTGCTGAAGAGTATAAAAAAATAATTACTTTAACTTTTCTGCGAGATACATGTATTGCGGATGCAAATGATGCGGAAACATATTATCTGCCGATTGGCTTTCAGGATATAGTTTAAAATAATCAACATCGGGTAACAATACGATCATGTTTCCTGTGCGTACATAATGATTACTGGCGTAATAAGCAGGAGGAACAAAGCCCGGCAATGTTTTCTGCACCGTCTTCGAAGTCATTGAGCCAAGATATTTCTGATATCTTTTTTGTGCTTTGCTTGGCGGCTTACTCAACTGGTTATACATGTACTTCAACGCAAGACTCGTTGGGAACTTTTGCTTTTTAATGATCCCTTTTGCATGTATAAACGGGTTAGATAAATTAAAATCGGATAATGTTTGAATTGAAATGGGTACTTCAGGAACCCAATCAGCAGCGTTCACCACATTGTAAGACCAGCCGTTCTGTGTCATAGCTTCATATTCATGAGCGAAATAAAGATTGCCTGGTTTGGGTCCTGCACTGCAATAGGTCTTAAATCGAATATCAGCAGGCAGCTTACCTGTTTTTTGCAGGTTATACAAATAAGCAGTAACAAGGTAAGCAATACCACCGCCCTGGCTATGCCCCACAACGATCATGTTTTTTGTTCCGCTTTTGTAGGTTGAATCAATTTTCGGCATCATATCTCTTGTAATAAAAGCGGTGCTTACTAACCAGCCAACATGCACAGCAGCTTTTGGGTTAGATGCAAGTTCATATTCAAATACATCATTGGTTGATAACTGCAGTTGGCCTTTTGCAGGAACCATGGCTGCATAAAAATTAGCCAGCCAACTCGTTGCATTGGTTGTTGTACCACGTATGCTGAGCACAGCTGTTCCCTTACCATCGTTCCACAGATCCCATAAATTCTCCAAACCAATAACCGGTGATTGGTACAACATTTTAAACCGTTGCGGTTCAGCAATTTTTTTATAATAATTCTCTTCAGCAGATGTGCGTGCCGATACTTTCATGAGCTCAATATATTCTGCTTTATCAAAACCGGGAGCCAACTGTGCTTCAGCGTTATGAAAGCACAACATAATTACAGTCAACAAAAGGAATTGCTTTAACATAAGTAGTTTTTTGGTAATGATGATTTGATTATTGTTGCAAGCCTAACAAGAATGTAGCATACAAACCGCCGGGATTGATATTCGGTCCGCCGGTTAATGCATTGTTGTTTGATTTCCATTTGCTGTTACCTAACGGTATATAATAACCGGCACGGAATCCAATTACAATTTTCTCCAGCAAACGCTGATCGCCAACACCAACTTTGCTTACGTGTAAACCCACATGCCCCATAAACTGATTAGAAGAAACATGGTATTGGTTAGCAGTTCCGCCAAAATAGGAACCGAGGGAAGTATTGCTTACATCATCACCTGAAACACGTGCACCGAAAAAGGAATACACCAGACCGGCGTAAGGAATTACCTGCATCTTTTCATTACGTGTTGCTACAAAACCCAGCGATGTGCCTACTTGTGTAGAACGCAACCAGTTGCTTTGATCACCATCTTTTTTATTGCCGCTGAAAGTTGCAAAATTAAACAGTGAAGCAAGTCGTGCTTTTGGAAAGATGGTATAAAAACCGCCACCACGTGTAAAATAAAAATCACGGAACTGTGGCAATCCTTCGGCTGCAAGAATTTTATTGAACTCGCTCAATTGTGGCGAATTAAATCCCGCAATTGAATGGATCACAAGTTTTTTTTCATTTGATTGTGCAATCATGCTTTCTGAAAACAAAAACAGGCAAGCAATTAGAGAGGCAGTTAGCTTTTTCAGGTTCATATTGTTTGGTTTGGTGAATTGACTACTTGCGGACGAAGCGCATTACTGCCACATCATCGATCAGAAAATTGAGCGTATTGTCATCGCTTAATGCATACTTGTTCACTTTCTGCAACATAGACGTAAATGTTTTTTCACCATTGCCGGGACAGGCCATCATGGTAGAAATACCCGGTTCAAACTTGATACTGTTTCCATTCATCGTGTACTTGCTGCTGAAACCATTACAGCTTGTATTTCCACTGATCATTGATTGACCTAATTCAAAACGAATGAAAGGTTTTTTCTCAGGATACAAACCATCAAATGCAATACGGATACCGGAGATATAATTCAGTTCCCAGTTACCATCAAGTTTACTTGTTGTTGCTTCAACGGCAGTAAATTTTGCTACTTCCGTTTGACCATTGAAAAATTTCAGCACATTATTTTCAATCTGCCACCTGTTTGTTTGTGAAATAGCAGGCAAAAACAGACTTTCTGTTTTATCATCATTCAGGCAGGCCATTTTTGTTACTGCCAATGGTGAAAATTTGATCTCGTAATTTCCATTGATCGTGAATGTTCCGGATAAACGGTTGCAACCGGTGAAACCTGCAACAGTATTCACCTGGCCGGGAGAAAAGACCAGGTGTGCAGATCTTCCTGATTCTGAACGAACAGGCTTCCCATTAACTTCGGAAAGATACCAGCGATACATATACAGCAACTCGCTGCCACTGGTTACGGTTGGTGCATTATTCACAACAGGATTTGTTTCAGTTGTTGGTGCTGTAGTTGATGTTGGTTTACTGCTCTTGCAGGAAAATGCCTGCAGCAGTAACATAGAGATTGAAAGAACAAAAAAAGTCTGTTTCATAACATAAGTTTTTGTGCAGATGATGAAAGAGATATCATTACATAAAGTAAGAAGGAGTGGAATCTAGTTTTTGCAATTTGTTAGGATTAGTTTCAGGCCATTATAGCTGGGTATTACACCTGATTTGAATTGCATTTTACCATCTTTCTCTTCCATAGCCGCATAACCTTCAGTAAGTGAACTGTCTTTCTTCAGAAAAGTAAGTTCACGAACAGATTGTTTTCCTTCAGACATGAATGTATAATCAGCAAGAACAGTATCGTTATGCAGCACACCTTTTATGGTTCCCTTGTTGCGGTCTTTGCCTGCAAGCTGGTAAAGCAGATCACCACTAACCATATCATCAGGGCCAACAACCAATTCTAACATAACAGTATCCCGATTGTTGATAAACTCATAACAAAAATGAGCAGGGTCGTCGGCAGAAGTGGGTGGAACAGCTATAGTGTCTGTTTTGGTGTCTGCTTTTTCGGTTTCGTTATTACAGGAAAAAACAAAAAGACTTAGAAGAATTGGTAGTGCCTTTATAAGCTGCTGTGCTTGTCTCATTAGAAGTGTTTATGTTAACCTAGTAAATATTATAAATATTCCTGATAATTGTTTATCCTTTATTGAAAACATGAAATAAAAACTACAACAAA is part of the Lacibacter sediminis genome and harbors:
- a CDS encoding lipase family protein, translating into MLKQFLLLTVIMLCFHNAEAQLAPGFDKAEYIELMKVSARTSAEENYYKKIAEPQRFKMLYQSPVIGLENLWDLWNDGKGTAVLSIRGTTTNATSWLANFYAAMVPAKGQLQLSTNDVFEYELASNPKAAVHVGWLVSTAFITRDMMPKIDSTYKSGTKNMIVVGHSQGGGIAYLVTAYLYNLQKTGKLPADIRFKTYCSAGPKPGNLYFAHEYEAMTQNGWSYNVVNAADWVPEVPISIQTLSDFNLSNPFIHAKGIIKKQKFPTSLALKYMYNQLSKPPSKAQKRYQKYLGSMTSKTVQKTLPGFVPPAYYASNHYVRTGNMIVLLPDVDYFKLYPESQSADNMFPHHLHPQYMYLAEKLK
- a CDS encoding outer membrane beta-barrel family protein; its protein translation is MHPRSILLFLIISVFSFFNLSAQQAKKDRVIIGTVIDTSNQKAVMGATVAAISLSDTTKQSFFLTDKNGGFNFSNLSLGYYRVRISAVGYRPLIIDSIHLRNDRADFNLNDIPLNNQSVELAEVIIFVEKPLIESKDGNITFNVGESALSNGSTATELLKQTPLVTTDADGKIAVRGKEPKILIDDKPVELNAQQLQDLLESMPGSMIEKIEVLTNPPPQYANEQGGVINIVTKKGRVGFGARVNLYAGSRGQTGVSTNFNYRKQGFAVNLNAGVGYNEFQSEGYSNRTNIYKDSSNQLKIINNSFNKSIRPSFRLNVDYELNKRNSFNFVAQYNQGNTNNSGFNRYTNINRFDEISRLSERTVASEGRNYNPSINLSYQHKTKRPGESVRMVYALNFGQSESVRNFFQQFLNADDTPTGVDSTQRQTNNTRSNGYSINIIYDRPSANKKTSLSTGVAYYRNNSHVVLTTDFMKKPENIFQKAELLSNNFKFHQDVISTRVSMKHIFKPGFSFTAGSAFEQTNFLFELFRDNKTEYNRYFNILPFANLNRSWKNGMNLTFAYRRTMRRPGIGELNPAIDYGDPYNLRYGNPDLLPSQSHTFDMVAGKTKSKYFANVSVGYNLVEDVFSQIRTLAPDGKTTVTWNNVSNRQEYEASTWAGLTISRKLRSNISASYTYNKYGTFDKQVRKFRDGGSFTSNFSTNYNPTDLWTFTGAFSFNRFANPQGTVRSNISMNIGAQYKLFKKKVIISINTTDPFIQQQNRVFTYGPNFNLESYNRTQTRNYRVTLSYNFNKTSTVKRKTVDVLKSIKK
- a CDS encoding META domain-containing protein codes for the protein MKQTFFVLSISMLLLQAFSCKSSKPTSTTAPTTETNPVVNNAPTVTSGSELLYMYRWYLSEVNGKPVRSESGRSAHLVFSPGQVNTVAGFTGCNRLSGTFTINGNYEIKFSPLAVTKMACLNDDKTESLFLPAISQTNRWQIENNVLKFFNGQTEVAKFTAVEATTSKLDGNWELNYISGIRIAFDGLYPEKKPFIRFELGQSMISGNTSCNGFSSKYTMNGNSIKFEPGISTMMACPGNGEKTFTSMLQKVNKYALSDDNTLNFLIDDVAVMRFVRK